In Methylobacterium sp. WL1, the sequence GACACCCCGACATGAGGACACGACCTTGGCTTGGCTGATCCTGCTCGCGGCCGGCCTGCTGGAGGTGGTCTGGGCCTACGCGATGAAGCGCTCGGACGGCTTCACCCAGCCTATCCCGAGCGCCGTGACGGTGGCGGCCGCGCTCGGCAGCTTCGTCCTGCTGGCCTTCGCGATGCGCAGCCTGCCGCTGGGCACCGCCTACACGGTCTGGACCGGCATCGGGGCGGTGGGCGCCTTCCTGCTCGGCATCCTGATGCTCGGCGAGAGCGCGAGCCCGTTGCGGATCGCCGCGGCGGCGCTGATCGTCTCGGGCCTGGTGCTGATGAAGCTCTCCGGGGAGGCCTGAGCACCGGCCGCGGACGCGGTCCGACGCGCGAGTCACCCGCGCGCCGCCACCGTGCCCTTGATTCGCCCGGTTCGCCCGCTTAACTCGCCCCTATCGGCTGCGGGCCCCTCTGGCGGGCGCTTTTCAGCGCCCGTGATGTCGGAGCCGATGCTTTCCTTCCGGAATCAGCATCAGGTCCCGCACATGATGGACGTTCTAACCGTCGAATGGCTCGGCAAGCCGTTGTGGATGTGGCTCGGCTTCCACGTCCTGATCGCCTGTCTGCTCGCCTTCGATCTCGGGCTGCTGCACCGGGACAAGGACCACGAGATCGGGGTCCGCGAGAGCCTGCTGCTGACCGGCTTCTACCTCGCGCTCGGGCTCGCCTTCGGCGGCTGGATCTGGTGGTATCTCGGTCCGCAGGCGGGCGAGGAATACGTCACCGGCCTCGTGGTCGAGAAGTCGCTGTCGATGGACAACGTCTTCGTCATCGCCATGATCCTGGCCGCCCTCGGCATCCCGCGCGCCGCCCAGCACCGGGTCCTGCTCTGGGGCATCCTGGCCGCCGTGCTGTTGCGCGGCCTGATGATCGGGCTCGGCGCGGCGCTGGTGCACCAGGTCCACTGGGTGCTGTCGCTGTTTGCCGCCTTCCTGATCTTCGCCGGCCTCAAGATCCTGTTCTCGGGCCCCGAGGAAGAGGGCGACTTCCAGAACAGCGCCATCGTGCGCTGGATCAAGAAGACCTTCCGGGTCACGCCCGAGCTGCACGGCCAGCACTTCGCGGTGCGCCGGCCGGACCCGGCCACCGGCAAGAAGGCCCTGTGGTTCACCCCGCTCGCCCTGGCGCTGGTGCTGGTCAACGGCGCCGACGTGATCTTCGCGGTCGACAGCGTGCCGGCGATCTTCGCGATCACCACCGACACGTTCGTGGTCTACACCTCCAACATCTTCGCGATCCTGGGACTGCGCGCCCTCTACTTCGCCCTCGCCGCGATGGTCGACCGGTTCGCCTATCTCAAGACCGCGCTCGCCTTCATCCTGATCTTCATCGGCGCCAAGATCGTCATCGCCGACACGTTCGGGCTGATCCACGTCCAGCCGTGGGTGTCCCTGGTGGTGACCCTGTCGCTGCTGACGATCGGCGTGCTCTACAGCCTGTGGCGCACCCGCACCGACGCGCCGGCCCCGGCGGTCTCCGGCCCGGCCCACGGCCACGAGGCGCCGGCCCATCGGGCCTGAAGTCCTGGTTTCAAAAGGTCCGGGACCTTGTGCGGGGCCAGGGCGGGGCCCTGGTTCATCGGGGCTCCGTCCCGACACCACGCCAAAGGGCCGAGCCCTTTGGAAGCCCGGGATTTCCCCGTGCTAGGCTGGTAGCGCGGCGATCAGGTCGCGCAGGGTGGTGATGGTCGAGGCGTCGGCCACGCCGTCCACGCGCTCCTGGCGGAAATGGCGCTGGAAGGCCGTGACGACCGCATGCGTGCGCGCATCGAACGTCCCGGTTACCGCCACGTCGTAGCCGTAGAGGGCGAACATCGCCTGCAGCGCCTCCACGGGCTGGCCGGCATCGCCCTGCGCGAAGAACCGCCCATCCCGGAGGCGGGCCGGCGGCACCCGGTGGCCGATGCCGGCCGCCGCGAGGCGATCCCAGGGAAAGGTCTCGCCCGGATCCTCCTTGCGCTCCGGGGCGATGTCGGAATGGCCGAGCACCCGCTCCGGCGGGATCGGCCAGCGCCCCAGGATGTCCAGGGCCAGAGCGATCACGGCGTCGATCTGCACGTCCGGGTAGGGCGGCAGCCCGCCGGCATGGCCCGGATGAACGATCTCGATCCCGACCGAGCGGGAATTCAGGTCGGTCACGCCCTTCCAGGCACCCCGGCCCGCGTGCCAGGCGCGCCGAGCCTCCGGCACCATCTGGACGATGCCGCCATCCTCGAACACGAGGTAGTGGGCCGAGACCTCGCTCAGCGGGTCCCGCAGCCGCGCCAGCGCGGCGGCGCCGCCCGCCATGCCGGTATAGTGCAGGAGCAGCATGTCGGGCTTCGCTCCGCGGCGCTCGCCGTGGTTCGGCGAGGGCGCCACGCGGCGGGCGAGGGGGCTGTCCGGATCGAGGCTCACCGCGCTCCGCGCTCCTGCACGATCCGGTCGTAGGCGGCGTTGATGGCGGCGAGCCGCCGGGTCGCGATGGTCACGGCCTCGGCGGGCAGGCCCCGGGCCAGCGCGCGGTCGGGATGATGCTCGGCGACCAGCGCCCGGTGACGGGCCTTGACGGTGGCCTCGTCGGCCTCCGAGTCGAGGCCGAGGACCGCGTAGGGATCGTCCGGCAGCCGCACGTGCCGGGCCGCGATCCGCCGGAAGGCGGCATCGTCGAAGCCGAAGATCTCCGAGACGGCGCGCAGGTAGCGCTCCTCGGCCTCGTGCAGCGCGCCGTCGGCGCCCGCGATCTGGAACAGGCCGTCGAGCACGTCCTCGAGAAGGGCCGGCTCGTCACCGAAGGTCGTCGCGAGCTGACGCGCGTAGGCTTCGAAGCCGTTCGTGGTCTTTTTGGCCAGGTCGAACAGCCGCTCGACGCCGGACCGCGCGGATTCGTCGACGCGGACGACCCGGCCGAACGCCTCGACCTCGGAGGGCAGCACGACGCCGTCGGACTTGGCCATCTTGGCCGCCAGCGCCACCAGTCCGGTGGTGAACACCACGTCGCGCGGCGTCGGGCCGAAGGGCGCGCCGATCCGGTCGACCAGGAAGTGGCCCGCGACGCCGCCGATCAGCGCCCCGAGCGGACCGCCCACGGCGAGGCCGAGCCCGGCACCGCCGAGCTTGCCCCAGGGGCCCTGGAGCTTGGCCCCCTGGCTCATGGACTGGGCGTTCCCGAGGGGAAACGCGGACGCGATGCGGTCATGGTCGGCGGCTTCAGGTCCGGCACCGGGGACGCCCCGGCCAAGGCCGGGATAACCGCTCCTCGGGCGGTGCGGAAGGGCCGGGACGCGCCCGGCCCCCCGGCTTTAGCGGCAGTAGATGTTGCCGTAGGCGTCCCGGTAGGTGCCGTAGGGGCAGCGCGGCGCCGTGGAGGTGCGTCCACGATGGCGCCGCCGGCGCCGCCGATCGCGGCACCCGCCAGGCGCCGCCAGCGCGGCCCGTGGCGGCAGCGCCGATGGCCGCGCCGGTGAGCGCGCCGAGGCCGGCACCGCCGAGAGCCCGGTCCTCCGGCGTGTTGCAGGCGCCCAGCGACAGGGCTGCGATGGTGGCGAGGGCGGCTGCGGTCAGCTTCTTCATGGTCCCCTGATCTCCCTTGTGCATCCGGTCCGGCCGTCGTCGTGGCGGATCGCGGTGAGCTTAGCAGTAAAGCAATGCGCTCCCTACGGCTAAGGTTCCCTGCCCGGAGCCGTCGATCGCGCGCGGGTCCCGAATGCCGCGCCGGCGCCTCCCACCGGCGGCGGCCGGAGTTGCGCCCGCTTCCCGTCTCGCCCTATGCCACCGGCCTGAGGCGGCGCTCCGGCCGGGGCGCCGCGGCGCCATCCCCGAGGGTCCCATGTCGAGAGCCACCACGATCGTCCGCCGGGCCGCGGTTCGCCCCGACCGCGTGGTCGACACGGTGAGCCTCGACCACGCGGGCCGGGCGGCGGCCTCCGATCCCTCGTCGCGGAGGGCGGCCTCGGGTTCGAGGTGGCGCTCGCCAAGGCGGCGGCGCTGGAGGACGGCGACGCCCTGCGCCTGGAGGACGGCCGCCTCGTCGCGGTGCGGGCCGCCGCGGAGGCGCTGCTGGAGGTGCGCGCCGGGAACCCGGCCCGGCTGACCCGGCTGGCCTGGCAGCTCGGCGGCAATCACGTCCCCGCCGAGATCGCCGCGGACGTGCTCTACGTCCCGGCCTCGCCGGCCAATGCCGAGCTGGTGCGCGGGCAGGGCTGCACCGCGAGCCCGGTCTCGCGTCCGTTCCGGCCCGAGCATGCCGCGCACGACCACAGCACCTGCGGGCACGATCACGGGCATGACCATCACGACCACGGGCATGATCACGAACACGCCCACGAACACGCCCACGAACACGCCCACGGGCACACCGACGGGCACACCCACGCGCACGCCGACGATCACGCACATGCGCATGATCACGGGCACGCGCATGATCAGGGGCACGGCCATGGTCCTGATCACGACCCTCACGCGCACGACCAGGCCGGGACGCATGACCATGCGCATCCGGGGCACGTGCACGGTCCGGGCTGCAACCACGACCATTAGGACCAACCGCGTCCGGAGCCGCAGCGCGCCGCCGAGCCCGGGGCGACTTCGGCGGCCTTCCTGAGGACGCCATGCCGACCCGGCTCTCCCGCAGGGCCGGGTCGGCTTGCCCGACATGCACGGCGTCCGACAGGCACGCGTCCGCTCTAGATCAGCGCCCCTCCAACCCGCCCCCAGATCCTCAGGCGTAAGCCATCCGAGTCTCGGTCCGTCGCCTCAGGACGCGGGCGAGGATGGGAAAGACGAGCCAGACGGGCCCCGATCTGGATCGGGCCGGCAGACCATGCGGAGAAGTCACGCCACGAGTCCCGCAACATTCGCGCGGGGGTGGAGCGAGTCTATCCGACCTTAATCTATGTTTGTGCCGTAGGCGAACATTGCGACAGTTCTTTCGAACACCGTCCTCGATCCTTCGCGTGACGGCTTTCGATTCACCTTCTCCCCGGACGACCTGTCGCAGGCGGGAACAGTGACCTGAAACCGCAGTTGCCCGAGTCCCGACCAGCGGTTGCCCCCTCCGGGGCGGACCTGCGCAGATACGGGCTACGGAGCGCATGCAGTTTCCCCGCGACGACCAAGAGCATCCGCGTGCCCAGGCCTTCCGCGACTTCATTCGAAATCCCCCGTTCCCCTGCGTCGGCGCCAAGTCGGCGCTGTCGCGCGGGCGCATGAAGATCGTCGTGGCCCGGGACATCACCTCGGGCTGGGACGACATGCGCGTCTACCCGGCTCTGCTCGCCTTCGTGGCGCGCTACCGGGAGGCTCCCGACCTGTTCCAGAGCTTCGCGGTGGTGTTCGAGGGGCCGGGCGACCTGTCAGAGGAAGCGTTCGAGCAGAATCTCTGGGCGCGGGCGCAATCCCTGACCGACAAGGATGCCTGGCTCGGCCAGCCCCACGACGCCCGGGTAGCGGACGATCCGGACAACCCGCACTTCTCGTTGAGCTTCGGCGGCGAGGCGTTCTTCGTGGTCGGCCTGCATCCGAACGCGAGCCGGCCGGCGCGGCGGTTCTCCTCGCCGGTTCTGGTGTTCAACCTGCACGCCCAGTTCGAGCGGCTGCGGGCCGAGGGCCGCTACGAGAAGCTCCGCGCCTCGATCCTGGAGCGCGACGAGGCCCTAGCCGGCAGCCTCAATCCGATGCTGGCGCGTCACGGCGAGTCCTCGGAGGCGCGCCAGTACAGCGGCCGCGTGGTCGGCGACGAGTGGCGCTGCCCGATGCAGGGCCGTCCGGCGGCGCCCGCCACACCGGTCGTAGACGACTGGCATCCGCTGGCTTCCCCGCGCGACCTCACCTTCCCGACCAGCGGCGCCTGAGGCGCCGCTGGATCGCGGCGGCGCCTGCCGCGTTGCCGGCCGGAGCGGAGCGGGAGCAAAGACACCATGGACCGGGCGGATGTGCAGCAGATCGAGCCGCGTACAGGCGTCGCCTTCACCCTGGACCGCGGCCAGCGGCTGACGGTGATCGACCCGCGCGGGGAGCAGGTGGCCGATCTGGTCGCCTACAATCGTCACGACACGGGTGAGGTGATCTCGTCCGGGCGGACCCTCGACTATGCCAGCCGGATCTACCTGACCACCGGCGACCCGCTCTACTCGAACCGCTCGAACGTGCTGCTGCGCATCGTCGAGGACACGGTCGGCCGCCACGACTTCCTGCTGACGCCGTGCTCGGCCGACACGTTCCGGATCATCTACGGCGACACGGACCCGCACCGGGGCTGCTTCGGCAACCTCGCCGCGGCGCTCGCCCCCTACGGCATCGCACCCGACGCGATCCCGGTGGCGTTCAACTGCTTCATGAACGTGCCGATCGATGGAACGACCGGGGCGCTCACGGTCGAGCCGCCGCTGAGCCGGGCGGGCGACCGGATCGTGTTCACCGCCGAGACCGACCTGATCATCGGATTGACAGCCTGCTCGGCGCTGCAATCGAACAACGGAAGCTTCAAGCCGATTCACTATCGGATCGACGCTTAGGCCACACAATCCCGCCGGGGCGGGCGGTTGTTCCGCGAAGAGGTTCGTAGTTTTTTCTTGGAAACCTCTTGATCCCCCGCGCTCGTCGCGCGATGTGGTCATCGAATATGTGTCCAGAGACTTATCGAGACCGGAAAGCGTATCCAATACGCTGTCGATACCCGGTGTGGACCGAATCTTTACCAATCCCGTGTCACACCTTCGCCCCGGAACGGTGCCGTGGGGTCCGGGCCGCCGTGGGCGGTGCCGCCCCCCGGCACCGGCAGCCCTCGACGGCCTTCGCCCGTCCCGTTTCCGGTGCCTCAATGATACGCTCGCAGACCGACCGCTCGTCCGAGGGCCACGCCGTGCCCCGGTGGAGCCTCTCGAACGTCACGCTGCGCCACAAGCTGGCGGCGGTGATGGCCCTGGTGCTGGCGGCGGTCGGCGCCCTCAGTGGGTTGAACTACGTCGACACCCGCTCCTCGGCGCTCGAGGACCGGGCGTTGATGACCAGAAACCTCGGCGACGTCGCCCAGAGCCTGCTCGCCCATTACGAGGCACTGGCCTCCGCCGGCCGGATGCCGCTCGATCAGGCCCAGAAGGCCGCCCTCGACGCGGTGAGCGCCCTGCGCTTCGGCAACGCCGACTATTTCTTCGTCCTGGATACCGACGGACGGCTGATCGCCAACGCGTTCAACGCCAAGAACGTCGGCAAGGTGGTTCTGGAGCAGACCGACGTCCCGGGCGGGAAACGCTACTTCGCCGAGATGGTGGACGTCGCCAAGCGCGACGGTGCCGGCTTCGTCGACTACATGAAGCCGCGTGCGGGCGGGAGCGAGCCGGTCGAGAAGGTCGCCAGCGTCCAGATGTTCAAGCCCTGGGGCTGGGTCGTCGCCGCCGGGCTCTATCGCGACGACGTCTACGCGGCCGTACGCCACCGCGCGCTGACCAATGCCCTCTGGTCCGCCGGCCTGGTGCTTCCCGTGCTCGCCCTGCTCGTACTCATCGGCAACGGCCTGTCGCGGCCGATCGTGCGCCTGACCGCGGCGATGCGGGGGCTCGCCGGCGGCGACCTCGCGGTGCCGGTGGCGGACCAGCGGCGCGGCGACGAGGTCGGCGCGATGGCCCGGGCCGTACAGGTCTTCAAGGATGCGCTGATCGCCAAGCGGGACGCCGAGACCGTCGCCGCCGCCGAGAACGCCGCCAAGATGCGCCGCGCCCAGGCCCTCGACGAACTCACCGGCCGGTTCGACGCCCATGTCGGCGCGCTGACCCAGAGCCTGTCGGCGGCAGCCGTGGAGATGGAGGCCACCGCCCGGGAGATGACCCGCACGGCCGCCCGCACCACCGACCAGTCCGGGCGTGTCGCGGCCGCCTCGGAGCAGACGTCGTCCAACGTCGAGACCGTGGCCGCCGCCAGCGAGGAGATGTCCGCCTCGATCCAGGAGATCGCGTCCCGCGTCGCCCAGTCCTCCACGATGGCCGACCAGGCCAGCGTCGACGCCGCCCGCACGAACGACCTGATGCAGGTCCTGTCCCGGGGCACGGACCAGATCAGCGAGGTGATGGGCCTGATCGCCGGCATCGCCGGACAGACCAACCTGCTGGCGCTCAACGCCACCATCGAGGCCGCCCGGGCCGGGGAGGCCGGCAAAGGCTTCGCCGTCGTGGCCGGCGAGGTGAAGGCCCTGGCGGCCCAGACCGCCAAGGCCACCGACACGATCGCCCATCAGATCGCCGCGATCCAAAGCGAGACCCGGCACGCCGTCGAGTCGATCCGGACGATCGGGGGTACGATCGATGCCATGCGCACGGTCGCCCTGAGCGTGGCCGCCGCCATGGAGGAGCAGGGCGCCGCCACGAGCGAGATCGTGCGCAACGTCACCCAGGCCGCGCAGGGGACGCAGGCCGTCAGCGCCGACATCGCCGAGGTCCGGGAAGCCGCCGGCGAGACCGGCGCCGCCGCCAGCCAGGTGCTGAGCGCCGCGCAGGATCTGGCGCGCTACGCCTCCGGGCTGGGACAGGAGGTGACCACGTTCCTCGCCGCGGTCAAAGCCGCCTGAGAGGGTGGCCTAAGCTTCCGCTCCGGCGCGATGAAGAGGTGCTCTCCTCGCGCCGCTTGCGGGGAGAGGAGAACCCGCGCTTCGTCCTGAGGGGACGACGCGCAACCCGGCTTTGATCGGTAGCCCGCACCAGAGAAAATCAAAGAATCCCGTCGATCGCCACCCGGAGATGTTCCGGCCCGCGCAGGGCGGCCCCGGAGCGGTAGGGCGGCGGGTTTTCGATCAGCCGGGGGGCCTTGAGCCGGCTCGCCAGGGCGGTGAGCGCCGCCTCGGCCTCGAACCGGGCGAGCGGGGCGCCGACGCAGTAATGGAGGCTGCCGCCGAAGCCGAGGTGGCGGATGCCGGCGCGGTCGGGATCGAAGCGGTCGGGATCCGGGAAGACGGCGCCGTCGCGGTTGCCGGAGGCGAGCAGCAGGACGAGGTCGGCGCCCTCGGGGATCGTGACGCCGGCGATCTCGATGGCCGACAGCGTCTTTCGGGTCCGGAACTGCACGGGCGGCTCGTAGCGCAGCAGTTCCTCGATGAGGCGCGGGGCGCGGCCGGGATCCTGCCGCAGGCGCTCCAGCTCGTCGGGGTGGCGCAGCAGGGTCAGCAGCCCGTTGGTGATGAGGTTCACGGTGGTCTCGTGGCCTGCCACCAGCATCAGGATCGAGGTGGCGATCAGGTCGTAATCGCCCATCTTGGCGCCCTCCGGCGTCGCCTCGTTGGCGAGCCCCGAGAGCATGTCGTCCTGCGGATGGCGGCGCTTCTCCTTGATCAGGTCGGCCATGTAGCCGCCGATCGCGTCGAAGGTCCGGCTGTTCGCATCGCGGATCTCCCGATCCGACAGGCTGTCCGGCTCGAGGGCGGTGGCGAGCTGGGTCGCCCAGCCGTGGAACTTCGGCTCGTCTTCCCGGGGGACGCCGAACAACTCGCAGATCACCGTCACCGGCAGCGGGTAGGCGAGGTCGTCGACCGCGTCGATCTCCCGGGCGCCGCACTTCTCGTTCAGCAGGTCGGCCACCAGCCGGTCGGAGCGGGCCCGCATCGCCTGGACGCGCGCACGGGAGAACTGGTGCATCACGGACGCCCGCAGGACGTCGTGGTCCGGCGGGTCGCGGAAGATGAAGACCCGGTGCCGGTCCATCATCCAGTCCTTGAGCGGCTTGACGATGAGGTCGGTGAGGGGGTTGCCGGTGCGCGGCCGGTCGGCCGGGGGCAGGGTCTCGGAGCTGACCCGCGGGTCGTGCAGCAAGCTCGAGATGGCGCCGTGGGTCGCGGCCACCCAGGTCCCTTCCTCGGTCCCGTCGTCCTGGCGCGAGACCGGATGCTCCCGCAGCTTGGCGTAGATCGGATAGGGGTCCGCGCGGTTGGCGAAATCCTTGACCTGATCGAGGAGGGTGGCGTCGGGCATGCGGTGTCCAAGTTGCGCATCGTCCGGACGGAGACGTCCGGGCCGATCCAAATCGAAACCTCGGCGCGCCGCCCGGGATCCCGGGCGGGGCGCCGGAGCGGTCAGGGAAAGCCGGGGGTGAGGAGGGTGATCCCTTTCGCCGGGCGATCGGCGGCGGTCCCGTCCGGCGGGAACGGCGCGCCGGCGGCGACCCGCTCGGCATGGGCCGGCAACCAGCGGGCGCTGTCCACCGAGACGGCCGCGATGCACCGCCCCGCCCGTCCGTAGACGGCGAGGAAGCGGCCGGTGCCGGGCTCGCCATGGGTGATCGCCAGGGCGTCCGCGCCCTCGGTCAGCCCGACGGACTTGACCACCACGTTGCCCTGCGCGGACCAGAAGGTCGGCAACGCGCCGTAGGGGCCCTCGGGCTTCGCCCCGGCCAGCAGCCGCCCGGCATGGATGCCCTGCGCCACCGCCTGGCTCCAATGCTCCAGCGCCACGCGCCGCCCGCCGTAGAGCGGATGGGGGAACCGGGCCACGTCGCCGGCGGCGGCGATGCGCGGGTCGGCCGCCCCGTCGGTGTCGAGGACGTAGCCCGCCGCGTCGCAATCGACGCCGCCCGGATCCGCCGACAGGCCGGAGCCGTCGAGCCATTCGGTGTTGCGGACGGCCCCGAGGGCGATCACCGCGACGTCCGCGTCGATGCGGGTGCCGTCCGTGAGGTGTGCGCGCACGAACCGGCCGTCCGCCTCTTCGAGCCACTCGACCTCGCTGCCGCAGCGCAGATCGACGCCCCGCCCCTCGTGGATCGCCCCGATGAACGCCCCGACCGTGCCTCCGAGGACGCGGGCCAGGGGCGTCGGCCCGGGCTCGACCAAGGTCACCGGCAGGCCGAGCTGCCGGCACACGCTGGCGACCTCGCAGCCGATGAAGCCGCCGCCGATCACCAACACCCGGCGGGGAGCCGCGGCCAGCGCGGTCCGCAGGGCGGCGGCATCGTCCCGCCCGCGCAGGGTGAAGACGCCGGCCAGCCGGCCCTCATGGGGGTTGGGCCACGCCCGGGCGCGGGTGCCGGTGGCGATCAGCAAGCGGTCGTAGGGCAGGGCGCGCCCGTCCGCGAGGTGGAGGGTGCGCGCCCCCCGGTCGAGGCGCTCGGCCGGGCTTCCGAGACGCCATTCCACATCCGCGCCGAGGCTGCTCGGCAGGGCGGTCGCGTCCGGTCCGGTCTCGCCGGTGAGAACGTGCTTCGAGAATGGCGGACGGTCATAGGGCCGGTACGGCTCGGCGCCGACGATGGTCAGCGGACCGGCGAACCCGGCCTCCCGCATCGCCTCGGCGCCGCGCAAAGCCGCCAGGCCGGCGCCCACCACGATCGCGCGCTCGGTGGTCGATCCCGACGCCATCTCAGGCAGCCTGCCCCGGATCCTCGACCCGGATCGCCTGGACCGGGCAGGCGACGCGCGCCCGCTCGATGTCGGCGCGGTCGTGCGCGGCCGGGGCGGGATCGTAGAACAGCGCCTCGTGTCCCTCGATGCGGAAGTGCCGCGGCGCCGCGTAACAGCACTGGGCGTAGGCCTGGCAGAGGTTCAGATCGACGCACACCCGCAGGCCGGGTGGTGAGCCGGAGGACGCATCGGCGGGGGTGGACATGGCGGTGCAACCACGGCGGGGGCGGCGAGTTCCGCGCAAAACGCCGTCCCCGCCGTCGCAGACGCAACGGGCTGAGACGATGGGAACGGATCGGGCCGGGACCCGCGATGG encodes:
- a CDS encoding TerB family tellurite resistance protein produces the protein MSQGAKLQGPWGKLGGAGLGLAVGGPLGALIGGVAGHFLVDRIGAPFGPTPRDVVFTTGLVALAAKMAKSDGVVLPSEVEAFGRVVRVDESARSGVERLFDLAKKTTNGFEAYARQLATTFGDEPALLEDVLDGLFQIAGADGALHEAEERYLRAVSEIFGFDDAAFRRIAARHVRLPDDPYAVLGLDSEADEATVKARHRALVAEHHPDRALARGLPAEAVTIATRRLAAINAAYDRIVQERGAR
- a CDS encoding urea carboxylase-associated family protein gives rise to the protein MDRADVQQIEPRTGVAFTLDRGQRLTVIDPRGEQVADLVAYNRHDTGEVISSGRTLDYASRIYLTTGDPLYSNRSNVLLRIVEDTVGRHDFLLTPCSADTFRIIYGDTDPHRGCFGNLAAALAPYGIAPDAIPVAFNCFMNVPIDGTTGALTVEPPLSRAGDRIVFTAETDLIIGLTACSALQSNNGSFKPIHYRIDA
- a CDS encoding FAD/NAD(P)-binding oxidoreductase, which encodes MASGSTTERAIVVGAGLAALRGAEAMREAGFAGPLTIVGAEPYRPYDRPPFSKHVLTGETGPDATALPSSLGADVEWRLGSPAERLDRGARTLHLADGRALPYDRLLIATGTRARAWPNPHEGRLAGVFTLRGRDDAAALRTALAAAPRRVLVIGGGFIGCEVASVCRQLGLPVTLVEPGPTPLARVLGGTVGAFIGAIHEGRGVDLRCGSEVEWLEEADGRFVRAHLTDGTRIDADVAVIALGAVRNTEWLDGSGLSADPGGVDCDAAGYVLDTDGAADPRIAAAGDVARFPHPLYGGRRVALEHWSQAVAQGIHAGRLLAGAKPEGPYGALPTFWSAQGNVVVKSVGLTEGADALAITHGEPGTGRFLAVYGRAGRCIAAVSVDSARWLPAHAERVAAGAPFPPDGTAADRPAKGITLLTPGFP
- a CDS encoding cytochrome P450 — encoded protein: MPDATLLDQVKDFANRADPYPIYAKLREHPVSRQDDGTEEGTWVAATHGAISSLLHDPRVSSETLPPADRPRTGNPLTDLIVKPLKDWMMDRHRVFIFRDPPDHDVLRASVMHQFSRARVQAMRARSDRLVADLLNEKCGAREIDAVDDLAYPLPVTVICELFGVPREDEPKFHGWATQLATALEPDSLSDREIRDANSRTFDAIGGYMADLIKEKRRHPQDDMLSGLANEATPEGAKMGDYDLIATSILMLVAGHETTVNLITNGLLTLLRHPDELERLRQDPGRAPRLIEELLRYEPPVQFRTRKTLSAIEIAGVTIPEGADLVLLLASGNRDGAVFPDPDRFDPDRAGIRHLGFGGSLHYCVGAPLARFEAEAALTALASRLKAPRLIENPPPYRSGAALRGPEHLRVAIDGIL
- a CDS encoding TerC family protein codes for the protein MMDVLTVEWLGKPLWMWLGFHVLIACLLAFDLGLLHRDKDHEIGVRESLLLTGFYLALGLAFGGWIWWYLGPQAGEEYVTGLVVEKSLSMDNVFVIAMILAALGIPRAAQHRVLLWGILAAVLLRGLMIGLGAALVHQVHWVLSLFAAFLIFAGLKILFSGPEEEGDFQNSAIVRWIKKTFRVTPELHGQHFAVRRPDPATGKKALWFTPLALALVLVNGADVIFAVDSVPAIFAITTDTFVVYTSNIFAILGLRALYFALAAMVDRFAYLKTALAFILIFIGAKIVIADTFGLIHVQPWVSLVVTLSLLTIGVLYSLWRTRTDAPAPAVSGPAHGHEAPAHRA
- a CDS encoding methyl-accepting chemotaxis protein; protein product: MIRSQTDRSSEGHAVPRWSLSNVTLRHKLAAVMALVLAAVGALSGLNYVDTRSSALEDRALMTRNLGDVAQSLLAHYEALASAGRMPLDQAQKAALDAVSALRFGNADYFFVLDTDGRLIANAFNAKNVGKVVLEQTDVPGGKRYFAEMVDVAKRDGAGFVDYMKPRAGGSEPVEKVASVQMFKPWGWVVAAGLYRDDVYAAVRHRALTNALWSAGLVLPVLALLVLIGNGLSRPIVRLTAAMRGLAGGDLAVPVADQRRGDEVGAMARAVQVFKDALIAKRDAETVAAAENAAKMRRAQALDELTGRFDAHVGALTQSLSAAAVEMEATAREMTRTAARTTDQSGRVAAASEQTSSNVETVAAASEEMSASIQEIASRVAQSSTMADQASVDAARTNDLMQVLSRGTDQISEVMGLIAGIAGQTNLLALNATIEAARAGEAGKGFAVVAGEVKALAAQTAKATDTIAHQIAAIQSETRHAVESIRTIGGTIDAMRTVALSVAAAMEEQGAATSEIVRNVTQAAQGTQAVSADIAEVREAAGETGAAASQVLSAAQDLARYASGLGQEVTTFLAAVKAA
- the sugE gene encoding quaternary ammonium compound efflux SMR transporter SugE encodes the protein MAWLILLAAGLLEVVWAYAMKRSDGFTQPIPSAVTVAAALGSFVLLAFAMRSLPLGTAYTVWTGIGAVGAFLLGILMLGESASPLRIAAAALIVSGLVLMKLSGEA
- the gntA gene encoding guanitoxin biosynthesis heme-dependent pre-guanitoxin N-hydroxylase GntA: MQFPRDDQEHPRAQAFRDFIRNPPFPCVGAKSALSRGRMKIVVARDITSGWDDMRVYPALLAFVARYREAPDLFQSFAVVFEGPGDLSEEAFEQNLWARAQSLTDKDAWLGQPHDARVADDPDNPHFSLSFGGEAFFVVGLHPNASRPARRFSSPVLVFNLHAQFERLRAEGRYEKLRASILERDEALAGSLNPMLARHGESSEARQYSGRVVGDEWRCPMQGRPAAPATPVVDDWHPLASPRDLTFPTSGA
- a CDS encoding ferredoxin, translated to MSTPADASSGSPPGLRVCVDLNLCQAYAQCCYAAPRHFRIEGHEALFYDPAPAAHDRADIERARVACPVQAIRVEDPGQAA
- a CDS encoding N-acetylmuramoyl-L-alanine amidase, which produces MSLDPDSPLARRVAPSPNHGERRGAKPDMLLLHYTGMAGGAAALARLRDPLSEVSAHYLVFEDGGIVQMVPEARRAWHAGRGAWKGVTDLNSRSVGIEIVHPGHAGGLPPYPDVQIDAVIALALDILGRWPIPPERVLGHSDIAPERKEDPGETFPWDRLAAAGIGHRVPPARLRDGRFFAQGDAGQPVEALQAMFALYGYDVAVTGTFDARTHAVVTAFQRHFRQERVDGVADASTITTLRDLIAALPA
- a CDS encoding urease accessory protein UreE codes for the protein MALAKAAALEDGDALRLEDGRLVAVRAAAEALLEVRAGNPARLTRLAWQLGGNHVPAEIAADVLYVPASPANAELVRGQGCTASPVSRPFRPEHAAHDHSTCGHDHGHDHHDHGHDHEHAHEHAHEHAHGHTDGHTHAHADDHAHAHDHGHAHDQGHGHGPDHDPHAHDQAGTHDHAHPGHVHGPGCNHDH